Sequence from the candidate division WOR-3 bacterium genome:
GACCATGTAGGGTTATTTCTAAGAGATGATTTTTACTTCGTAAAAGTTTATGACGAATTTCTTTATGAAAACTTAAATAGCCGATAGCTTTATCAGCGAGGTTTTGGTTCTTTTTGTAAAATAACCCCAAGCCGTATTGAGCCTGGCTGATACCAATTTGGAGGGCAACTGTGCGATCTGGGGAATAATAACCTTTTAGTTGTAATCCAGCAATGGGTTCGGTTTCTAAGCCCAACATGAGTTTTTTCTTATGATAACTGTAATCAGCCGTTACAGTCCAACGCTCATTTATTGGCCGAATCCCAATTCCCACAAGATAATTAGCGGGTCTTCGGTGCGCAATGCTTTCAATTACAAGACCAATTGACAAATAGCGATTGGGTCGAGCCAATATTCCGATATCCCCAAAGTGTCTTCCGACTACTTTGTAATAACTTGCACCCAAAGAAAACGATTTTGAAAGACTTCCGCCCAGGCTAAATTTTACCCCTCTAAGTTCACTTACAGCTAAGCCGAAGTTTTTTACCTGTAGGGCTACTGAGTGGTTCTGATTGAAGTTTTGCCCAGAGAAATTATACAAATAATAAAGATTAAAATTTCGTGCAGTACTGAGTCCGGCTGGGTTTATGAAATTTGCCAAAGCGTCATCTGTTGAGCTTACTGGTAGGAAAAGATTTATGGCGATTAAAAATCCTAAAATTATTTGGGTCATTTTCTTGATTTTAATTTAATAAATCGTACTTTATTGTAATATTTTTTGGGCACAGCAATAGTGATTACTGCGCATCGGTCATTAGCTTTGCTGTCGAGGACTTTTTCGACGCGGGCGCGGCATACTGGTTGTCCATAACGGTCGGTCGCGGTAACAATCTCGCCAACTTTAGGCCGGGGCAGAAATTCATAAGGAAATGATACTGTGGCTTCTTTTTCGTTGTAATTCTTGTTGACCACAAAAATTGCCAGTCCCGGACACCGGGCTATACAACTGCCACAGCCGTTACATAACTCAAAGTCAATTTGTGGAAGATTAGTAATTATTCCGGGAATCTTGATCGCCTTACGGGGACAGGCATACATACAGGGATTGCAGGGGATATTTTCGATGCACTCAATTATCGCCACCGGTCCTTTTTCTAAACGTTCTTTTGAAGGAAGTAAGCCGGCTTTTTTTAGGTCCGCCTCGGTTAATACGCCGGTTTTTTTATAGCGCATATCTGTTTATATTAATGAAAATATTACAAATGTCAACGCCTAACTAACACGATTTTGAGCTGAATATTATCTGTTGCGAGTTCTTTTAAAACATTATTTATAACTAATGTTTGCTTTGTAGTTATTTTTTACCTAATGTCATATAGTTCAGGTGCTTAGGTAATATGATATGTTAATGACCCCACCGTCTACCCCACGGTATGGCTCTAGGTTTGTCTTAATAGCCAACAACTGATTTATTTTGCCGTTAGTAACACTAGATGGTTTACCACAATAGCTACGTAACTCTTTGATAACGATGTGATACAAGTACAAATGGCGAACGGTGTAATATTTTTATTGACGGCTAGGTTTTTTATTGTATACTTACTTTATGCGGTTTGGATTTCATATCTCAATCAGTGGGGGATTTCGAAAAGTCGTCGAGCGTGCCGTAGCTAAAAATTGTGAGACAATTCAACTATTTTCTCGTAATCCTCGGGGTTGGGAATTTGGCGATTTAGATTTAGAGGATGTGAAGGAATTTCGAGATAAAATAAAGACTTCTGGAATCAGCCCGGTAGTGGTTCATATGCCCTATCTGCCGAATTTAGCGACAACGGCTCGGCTGGAGTTCGATAAGTCGCTTAAATCATTAATCGCAGAACTGGACCGGGCTCAGAAGCTTGGAGCTCAGTATTTAGTCATGCATATTGGCAAACGGCTCACCGCCAGTAAAGAAGAGGCCTTAAACCAAGTTGTCAAGGGAATAAATACCGCGTTTCAGAAAGTAAAAAACGAGGTGATTTTGCTTTTAGAAAACACCGCGGGGATGGGTTCTGAAGTTGGCTATAATTTTTCTCAGATTAAAATGATCTTTGATCAGGTTCGAGAACCGGACCGGCTAGGTGTGGTGTTAGATACCGCCCATATTTTTGAGGCTGGTTATCCAATACATACAAAAGACGGGTTAGATAAAACCCTAAAAGAGTTTGATCGTCTTATTGGGCTTAAAAAACTTTATCTATTACACCTAAATGACTCTAAAACCGATTTAGGCTCACGAATTGACCGGCACTGGCATATTGGAGAAGGTAAAATTGGCCGCGATGGTTTTCGCATCATTATCAATCATCCGCTTCTACGCCACCTACCGGGTATCATGGAAACACCGCGCAAAACCGACAATGATGATATAAAAAATATGAAGGTGATTAGAAGTTTAGTCAGCAAATCGTAATAATATCTTTAGCTTATCCCTAAAGATTCTTAAGAGTATTATAAAATAAAATGATTGACGAACCCCTAAAATTTCTTTAATATAATAAGCTAATATGATTGAGATTCCCAAAATACCACTAACTGCCCAAGATGTGCTAAAAGTTGCTCGAAAAGAAGAGCAAGTTAGACTCTCCGTTCAAGCTCGGCATCAACTACAGGAGGCCCGTGCTATTATCGATACGATTCCTTACTCGGGCGCGGCAGTTTATGGGGTAAATACCGGATTTGGGGCCTTAGCAAATGTTACACTTTCACCGGATCGATTGACTAGGCTTCAATATAAACTGATCGATTCGCATGCGGTCGGCTGGGGCGCGAAGTTAGAGCCGGAGATCGTGCGCAGTGCGATGTTTTTACGCGCAAATATGCTGGCTAAGGGGTATTCTGGGGTTCGGCCCGCAGTTGTTGAGATGCTAATAAAAATGTTAAATTACGATATCGTTCCGGTAGTCCCAGAAACCGGTTCGGTCGGTGCCTCAGGAGATTTAGCGCCTCTGGCGTTTATTGTTCAGGCGATGCTCGGTCGAGGAGAAGTTTACTTTAAGAACAACCGAATGTCTGCAGCTCGGGCGCTTAAGAAGGCAGGGCTTAAGCCCTTAGGGCTTGAAATTAAAGAAGGCTTATCTCTAATTAACGGTACTGAGATGATGGCTGGGGCTGGTGCCGTTATAGTAGAAAAAAGTAAATATTTAGTAAAATTATTAGATCTGGCTTCAGCTTTTAGTGTGGTTGCTCTTCAGGGCCAAACCCAACCATTTCGATTAGAACTAATGAAATTAAAACCTCATTTGGGGCAGATGGTTTCAGCGAAAAATTTAAGAAAACTACTCCAGGGTTATACTTTGTCTCAAAACAGAGTTCAAGATGCTTATTCGTTACGATGCATACCCCAGATCAACGGTGCCATTCGCGAAGGTATAAATTTTGCCCAGCGGATTGTAAATACCGAACTTAACTCGGTGACCGATAATCCGGTGCTTATTACACATAATAATAAAACAGAATTAATTTCTGGGGGTAATTTTCATGGCCAGGCCATTGCTTTAGCCTTAGATACTTTAGCCATTAGTCTAACCAGTTTGGGAGTAAGTACGGAACGACGGATATTCCGAATGCTTGATGATAAATTATCTGGACTTTCAGCTTTTTTAATCCAAGAGGCTGGCGAGAACTCTGGACTTATGATGCTTCAGGTTTTGGCCACGGCATTAATATCTGAAAACAAGGTTCTAAGTAATCCAGCATCGATTCATTCGTTACCAACTTCCGCATCCCAAGAAGATTTAGTAAGTATGGGCATGACAGCGGCTAACAAACTTAAGAAAATTTTGGAAAACTCATACGTGATTTTAAGTATCGAACTACTCTGTGCTCGACAAGCTATTGAACTTGGTGGCTTTAAGGTGCCAGATGGGCTCAAAATATTCTATGAAATATTCCAGAAAGAGATTCCTTTTATTACCGAAGACCGTCCATTTCAGTCCGATCTTGAGAAAGTTTTATCGATTATTAACAGCAAGAAGTTTGTCGGGTTAGTCGAAAATGAGATTTTCTGAGGATCCTAACTATGGATTTGCGGTTGGTCGAGTCCGAGCCCGGGAAGTGTTTCTCTTGCGTCGCCCTGATTATGACCGATTAGTTAGCTTAGAAAACGAGGCCGAGCTTCTTAAAGAACTTCGAGGACGAATGCCGCTAGAATTTAGCGAAGAGCCGATCGTTAGTTTAGAAAATCTTTTAGAAGTGATACATACCGAAAACCGAGTTTTCTTTCAAAAATATTCACAAAATCCCGATTTATACGCCCTCATAACCGAACGAGCGGTTTTAGCTAAACCGATATTGTTTGAGTATTTAAGACGCCTGAATAACGATTTTTTAAACTAT
This genomic interval carries:
- a CDS encoding deoxyribonuclease IV, with amino-acid sequence MRFGFHISISGGFRKVVERAVAKNCETIQLFSRNPRGWEFGDLDLEDVKEFRDKIKTSGISPVVVHMPYLPNLATTARLEFDKSLKSLIAELDRAQKLGAQYLVMHIGKRLTASKEEALNQVVKGINTAFQKVKNEVILLLENTAGMGSEVGYNFSQIKMIFDQVREPDRLGVVLDTAHIFEAGYPIHTKDGLDKTLKEFDRLIGLKKLYLLHLNDSKTDLGSRIDRHWHIGEGKIGRDGFRIIINHPLLRHLPGIMETPRKTDNDDIKNMKVIRSLVSKS
- the hutH gene encoding histidine ammonia-lyase, which gives rise to MIEIPKIPLTAQDVLKVARKEEQVRLSVQARHQLQEARAIIDTIPYSGAAVYGVNTGFGALANVTLSPDRLTRLQYKLIDSHAVGWGAKLEPEIVRSAMFLRANMLAKGYSGVRPAVVEMLIKMLNYDIVPVVPETGSVGASGDLAPLAFIVQAMLGRGEVYFKNNRMSAARALKKAGLKPLGLEIKEGLSLINGTEMMAGAGAVIVEKSKYLVKLLDLASAFSVVALQGQTQPFRLELMKLKPHLGQMVSAKNLRKLLQGYTLSQNRVQDAYSLRCIPQINGAIREGINFAQRIVNTELNSVTDNPVLITHNNKTELISGGNFHGQAIALALDTLAISLTSLGVSTERRIFRMLDDKLSGLSAFLIQEAGENSGLMMLQVLATALISENKVLSNPASIHSLPTSASQEDLVSMGMTAANKLKKILENSYVILSIELLCARQAIELGGFKVPDGLKIFYEIFQKEIPFITEDRPFQSDLEKVLSIINSKKFVGLVENEIF
- a CDS encoding 4Fe-4S binding protein: MRYKKTGVLTEADLKKAGLLPSKERLEKGPVAIIECIENIPCNPCMYACPRKAIKIPGIITNLPQIDFELCNGCGSCIARCPGLAIFVVNKNYNEKEATVSFPYEFLPRPKVGEIVTATDRYGQPVCRARVEKVLDSKANDRCAVITIAVPKKYYNKVRFIKLKSRK